GTGAACGCGGGCTCCTCGCCCGCCTCGCGGGCGCGGTCGACCGCCTCGGCTGCCTCCGCGATCTCCTCCGCGGGGAGCTCGATCACGATCCCGCCGCTGCGCAGGTCACCCGGCTCGATCTCGTCGTCGACGACCTCGTCGTCGGGCTCCTCGAGCACCTGCGGCAGCACGACCCGCACCTGGGCCGTCCCCGGCCCCATGATGCCGATCGCGGTCGTGTCGAGTCCGCCCTCCGCGAGGACGCCGTGGTCCTCGCCCTCGGTCGGGTTGTCGTCAGGATCGGTCGTGATCTTCACGCGGGTTCACTCCAACGGGGTTGCTGTCCCCCGACCGGGCGAGCCCCTCCCGCCCCGGCACCCGGCGGTACCGGGCGCCCCCCAGATTACTTCGCGGGGGTGACGACGACCAAAAGGTCGCCGGCGTCCACCTGCTGCGTGGGGCTGATCGCGAGGCGCTCGACGACGCCGCCCTGCGACGTCGTGATGGCCGCCTCCATCTTCATCGCCTCGATCGACGCGACGGCCTGGCCGGCCTCGACGTGGTCTCCGACCTCGACCTTGAGCGTCACGACGCCCGAGAACGGCGCGGCGATCTGGCCGGGCTTGGAGGTGTCCGCCTTCTCCGCGGCGCGCACCTCGACCTCGATGCTGCGGTCGCGCGCGGCGACAGGGCGCAGCTGGCCGTTGAGCGTGGCCATGACCGAGCGGATGCCCTTCTCGTCGGGCTCGCCGATCGCCTCCAGCCCGACGTACAGCTGCACGCCGCGCTCGATCTCGACCACGTGCTCGCCGCCCTGCTCCAGGCCGTACAGGTAGTCGGCCGTGTCGAGCACGGACAGGTCGCCGTACGTCTCGCGTGCCGTCTCGAAGGCCTTGGTCGGCTGCGGGAACAGCAGCCGGTTGAGCGTCGCGCGGCGCGTCGGCGCGTCGCCGTCCAGCGCCGCCTGGTCCTCGGTCGACAGCGGCGTGATCGAGGGCTTCAGGTCGCGACCCTCGAGCACCTTCGTGCGGAACGGCTCGGGCCACCCGCCCGGCAGGTCGCCCAGCTCGCCGGCCATGAAGCCGACGACCGAGTCGGGCACGTCGTACTTGTGCGGGTTCTCGGCGAAGTCGGCCGGATCCGCCTTGACCGCCGCGAGGTGCAGGGCGAGGTCGCCCACGACCTTGGACGACGGCGTGACCTTCGGCACGCGACCCAGGATGTCGTTCGCCGCGGCGTACATGTCCTCGATCAGCTCGAAGTCGTCCGCCAGGCCGAGCGCGATGGCCTGCTGGCGCAGGTTCGACAGCTGGCCGCCGGGGATCTCGTGCTTGTACACGCGCCCCGTGGGGCCGTCGAGGCCCGACTCGAACGGGCGGTACTGGTGGCGCACGGCCTCCCAGTACGGCTCGAGATCCGACACGGCCTGCAGGTCGAGGCCCGTGTCGCGGTCGGTGTGGGCGAGCGCGGCGACGAGCGCCGACAGCGACGGCTGGCTCGTGGTGCCCGCCATCGGCGCGGACGCCGCGTCGACGGCGTCGGCACCCGCCGCACTGGCGGCGAGCAGCGTCGCGAGCTGGCCGCCCGGGGTGTCGTGCGTGTGCACGTGCACCGGCAGGTCGAAGCGCTCGCGCAGCGCCGCGACGAGCTTCGAGGCGGCGGCCGGACGCAGCAGGCCCGCCATGTCCTTGATCGCCAGGATGTGCGCGCCCGCGTCGACGATCTCCTCCGCCAGGTGCAGGTAGTAGTCGAGCGTGTAGAGGTCCTCGGCGGGGTTCAGCAGGTCGCCCGTGTAGCAGACCGCGACCTCGGCGATCGAGGTCCCCGTGCCGAGCACGGCGTCGATCGCGGGCCGCATCTGGGACACGTCGTTGAGCGCGTCGAAGATGCGGAAGATGTCGATGCCGCTCGAGGCCGCCTCGCGCACGAACGCGTCCGTGACCTCGGTCGGGTACGGCGTGTAGCCGACCGTGTTGCGGCCGCGCAGCAGCATCTGGATCGCGACGTTCGGCAGCGCCTCGCGCAGCTTGTCCAGGCGCTCCCACGGGTCCTCGGCGAGGAAGCGCAGCGCCACGTCGTACGTCGCGCCGCCCCAGGCCTCGACCGACAGCAGCTGCGGCGTCAGGCGGGCGACGTAGGGCGCGACGGCGACGAGGTCCCGCGTGCGCACGCGCGTGGCGAGCAGCGACTGGTGCGCGTCGCGGAAGGTCGTCTCGGTCACGGCGAGCGCGGTCTGCTCGCGCAGCGCACGCGCGAAGCCGGCGGGGCCGAGCTCCTGGAGGCGTTGACGCGATCCCGCGGACGGCGTCGCGCCGAGGTCCACGGCCGGCAGCTTCACGGCCGGCGCGATGCCGAGCGGGTTCTCGCCGTGCGGCTTGTTGACGGTGACGTCCACGAGCCAGTTCAGGATCTTGGATCCCCGGTCCTTCGAGACGCGGCCCTCGAGCAGCTCGGGGCGCTCGTCGATGAACGACGTGGACAGGTCGCCCTGCACGAACGCCGGGTCGTCGAGCACCGCCTGCAGGAACGGGATGTTCGTGGCGACGCCGCGGATGCGGAACTCGGCGAGCGCACGGCGGGCGCGGGCCACGGCGGCGGTGAAGTCGCGGCCGCGCACGCTGAGCTTGGCGAGCATCGAGTCGAAGTGCGGGCTCACCTGCGAGCCGGCGGCCGTGGTGCCGCCGTCGAGGCGGATGCCCGCGCCGCCCGGCGAGCGGTACGTCGTGATCTTGCCGGTGTCGGGACGGAAGCCCTGCGCGGGGTCCTCCGTGGTGATCCGGCACTGCAGCGCGGCGCCGCGCAGCTGCACGGTGTCCTGCGCCAGGCCCAGGTCGGCGAGCGTCTCGCCCGACGCGATGCGCATCTGCGACTGGACGAGGTCGACGTCGGTGACCTCCTCCGTCACGGTGTGCTCGACCTGGATGCGGGGATTCATCTCGATGAAGACGACCTCGCCGGTGCGCGGCCCGGCCGTCTCCAGCAGGAACTCGACCGTGCCGGCGTTCTCGTAGCCGATCGACTCGGCGAACGCGACGGCGTGCCGGTGCAGGTCGGCGCGGACGGCGTCGTCGAGGTTCGGCGCGGGTGCGATCTCGATCACCTTCTGGTGACGACGCTGCACGGAGCAGTCACGCTCGAACAGGTGGATCGTCGCGCCGGTCTTGTCCGCGAGGATCTGCACCTCGACGTGGCGGGGCCGCAGCACCGCCTGCTCGAGGAACATGCGCGGGTCGCCGAACGCGCTCTGCGCCTCGCGCATCGCCTCGGCGAGGGCCGGCGCGAGCTCCGCCTTCGTCTCCACGCGGCGCATGCCGCGGCCGCCGCCGCCCGCGACGGCCTTGGCGAACAGCGGGAAGCCGATCTCCTCCGACTGTGCCACGAGCGCGTCGACGTCGTCCGAGGCCTCGGTGGAGCGCAGGACGGGCACGCCCGCCTTCATCGCGTGCTCCTTGGCCGTGACCTTGTTGCCGGCCATCTCGAGCACCTTCGCCGAGGGACCGATGAACGTGATGCCCGCCGCGGCGGCCTTGGCGGCGAGGTCGGGGTTCTCCGAGAGGAAGCCGTAGCCCGGGTAGATCGCGTCGGCGCCCGACTCGACCGCGACGCGCACGATCTCGTCCACATCGAGGTACGCGCGGACGGGGTGCCCCTCCTCGCCGATGCGGTACGCCTCGTCGGCCTTCAGGCGGTGCAGCGAGTTCCGATCCTCGTGCGGGAAGACGGCGACGGTGCGCGCCCCCAGCTCGTATGCCGCACGGAATGCCCGGATCGCGATCTCACCACGGTTGGCAACGAGGATCTTGGAGAACATGCGCACCCTTCTTCAGGAGCCGACGGTGGGGAGGGCCGGCCTGACGTGGTTCTCAGCATAGGGCGTTGTAACGTTGGGGATTGTGCACGTACTCAGCGTCAGTTCCCTCAAGGGAGGCGTCGGTAAGACGACCGTGACCCTCGGTCTCGCATCCGCCGCCTTCGCACGCTCGTTGCGCACGCTCGTGGTCGATCTCGACCCGCAGGCGGACGTCTCGACCGGTCTCGATGTGCAGATCGCCGGGCGTCTGAACGTCTCGGATGTGCTCACCAGCCCGAAGGAGAAGATCGTCCGTCAGGCGATCACCTCCAGCGGCTGGACGCGCGTGCACGACGGCGTGATCGACGTCATGCTCGGCAGCCCCTCGGCGATCAACTTCGACGGCCCGCACCCCACGGTCGCGGACGTGTGGAAGCTGGAGGAGGCGCTCGCCTCGATCGAGGCCGAGTACGACCTCGTGCTGATCGACTGCCCGCCGTCGCTCAACGCGCTCACGCGCACGGCCTGGGCCGCGAGCGACCGCGTCATGGTCGTCACCGAGCCGGGCCTGTTCTCCGTCGCCGCCGCCGACCGTGCGCTGCGCGCGATCGAGGAGATCCGCCGCGGCCTCTCCCCCCGCCTTCAGCCGCTCGGCATCGTCGTCAACCGGGTGCGCCCGCAGTCGGTCGAGCACCAGTTCCGAATCAAGGAGCTGCGCGACATGTTCGGCCCGCTCGTGCTCGAGCCTCAGCTGCCCGAGCGCACCTCGCTGCAGCAGGCCCAGGGCGCCGCGAAGCCGCTGCACGTGTGGCCCGGCGAGTCGGCCCAGGAGCTGGCGGCCGACTTCGACGCCCTGCTCGACCGGATCATGCGCGCCGGCCGGATCGCGGATCCCGCCGACGAGACCGTCGCCGAGTAAGACCTCCCGACATCAAGAGACCCCGCCGCGGCGGGGTCTCTTCGTGTCTGGCGGGGCTCTGCCGGAGTCAGGCCGTTCGCTTCGCCCGGCGCTGAGCCAGCTCGTCCACCTGGTCGGGCGTCTGCGCCTCGAAGTCGACGAGCGTGGCCTCGACCTCGTGCAGCACCTTGCCGACCGCGATGCCGAACACGCCCTGACCGCGGCTCACGAGGTCGATGACCTCGTCGTTCGACGTGCACAGGTACACCGACGCGCCGTCGCTCATGAGCGTCGTGCCGGCGAGGTCGCGGATGCCCGCGGCGCGCAGCTGCTCGACCGCGGTGCGGATCTGCTGCAGCGAGATGCCGGTGTCGAGCAGGCGCTTGACGAGCTTGAGGACGAGGATGTCACGGAAGCCGTAGAGGCGCTGCGAGCCGGAGCCGGTCGCGGTGCGGATCGTGGGCTCGACGAGCTCGGTGCGGGCCCAGTAGTCGAGCTGACGGTACGTGATGCCCGCCGCTCGCGCGGCGACGGCGCCGCGGTAGCCGGTCTCCGGGTCGAGGTCGGGAAGCCCGTCCGTGAAGAGGAGATCGGTCATGCCGCGACCGGTGGGGTCGTCAGCGTTCATGTGCTTCCTCCTCAGGTGGGTGGGACTCTTTCAACCGTATGGGAGCCCCCGGACCCCGGCAATGACATCCGTGTGATCCGGTGCGCGTGTCGCCCGCGCGTTACAGAACGGTGACCTTGAAGTTGAAGGTGAGACCCGTGGATCGTCCGCTCCCGCGGCTCTCAGCCGATGAGGCGGCCGAGGGCGTCCTTGACGAGGAGGGAGCGCACCTCGTCAAGGCGCGAGGCGAGCTCGGGCGCGAGCTCACTGGCACGGGCGCGCGAGCCGGCATCGGTGCGCCGCAGCAGCGCCGACAGCGCGGACTCCACGAGCGCGACCTCTCGCTCCGCCGCCTGCCGCATGCCGCGCACGTGGCGCGGCTCGATGCCGTGACGCGAGAGGGCCACGAGCGCGCGCAGCAGCGCCAGCGCCTGGTCGTCATAGCTGTCGGCCGCCTTCATCAGGCCCGTGCTGACGGCGTCGTTCAGCAGCTGCGGCGCGGCGCCCGCGGCGCTCAGCAGTTCCTGGCGCGTGTGGCGACGGACCGCCGGGTGGATCGACGGCGGCGGCACCTGGGGCGTGGCCGGAGCGCGACCGGCGTCGACGTCGTCGAGGTAGTCGCGGATCTTCACCAGCGGCAGGTAGTGGTCGCGCTGCAGGGTGAGCGCGAGGCGCAGCCGGTCGAGGTCGTCCGGCGAGAACTTGCGGTACCCCGACGCGGTGCGCTGCGGCGTCACGATGCCCTGCACCTCGAGGAAGCGCAGCTTGCTCGAGGTGAGCGCGGGGAACTCGGGGGTGAGCTTGGAGAGGACCTGACCGATGCTCAGAAGGCCCGCGGGCGCCTTCCGTGCGGGGGAAGCGGGCTCGCGGGCGGCGGCTGCCGCCATCAGGCGACCTGCCCCGATCCGCTGCTCTGGCGATCCTGCGGCGAGATGAAGAAATTCAGACGGAACTTGCCGATGCGCACCTCGGCGCCGTTGCTCAGCTCGGCGCGGTCGACGCGCTCGCCGTTGACGTAGGTGCCGTTCAGCGAGCGCTGGTCGACGATCTCGAACGAGGTGCGGTGACGCGTGATCTCGGCGTGACGGCGCGACACCGTGACATCGTCGAGGAAGATGTCGGCCTCGGGGTGGCGTCCCGCCGTGGTCACATCCGTGTCGAGCAGGTAGCGCGCGCCCGCCGTGGGGCCCGAGCGCACGAGCAGCAGGGCGGATCCGGACGGCAGCGCCGCGATCGCGTCGCGCTCGGTGGCGCTCAGCTCGCCGGCGAACGGGACGAACGACAGGTCGGAGTCGTGCCCGAACGTCTGGGTCGAATCGCCCGAGCCGTCGTGGCCGAACTGCGTGTGGCCGTCGCGGTGGATCGGCGACCCCTGCTCGTTCTGTGACACGTGATGCCCTCCTTTCGGATCAGCCTAACGGATCCGCTCATCCCGGTCACAAGTCGGTCACGCGAGCGCCCACCGATATCCCGGGGAGCGGACAGGAGTCGCACGATAGCGTGGCCGAATGCCCGCATCGCGTCGCCCCCGCCCGCACCGCCTCGTCCCCCTCGGCCTCGCCGCCCTGCTGGCCCTGCTGGGCTCGGTCGCCGTCGCGACGCCGGCCGCCGCGCACGACTCGCTGATCAGCTCGGACCCCGCAGCCGATTCCAGCGTCGAGGCGATGCCCGAGGAGATCACGCTGTCGTTCTCCGCGGCTTTGCTGACGATGAGCCCGCAGGACACGATCGTCGACGTGGTGGCCCCCTCCGGCGCGGACGTCTCGGAGGGCGATGCCGTCGTCGACGGCGCCGTCGTGCGTCAGGCGATCGGCACGGTCACCGAGGCCGGCGCCTACACGGTGAACTGGCACGTCGTCTCGAGCGACGGGCACCCCACCGAGGGCACGTTCGCCTTCACGGTCGAGACGGCATCCGGCGGCTCCGGCGGAGTCGCGCCGGAGAACGACGCGACCGCCACTCCCCCGCCGCCGAAGGACGTCGTCACGCCCACGCCCGTCGCCCCGACCGCGACGCCGTCCGACACTCCGTCCGCGACCGCGTCGGCCCCCGCCGAGGACGACGAGGATCGCTCCTTCGGCGAGATGCTTCCGTGGATCCTGCTGATCCTGACGGGGGTCGCCGTCCTGGGTGCCCTGATCGCCGTCCTGGTCGCGCGCGTCCGCGGCGGCAAGGACGGCGCCTCCAGGGAGACCTCCGACCAGGACTGACCCCTCCCGCCTGCGGATAGGCTGGAGGCATGGCTCATTACGACGTCGTCATCCTCGGCGCGGGTCCCGGCGGTTACGTCGCGGCCGTGCGCAGCGCGCAGCTCGGACTCAATGTCGCGATCATCGAAGAGAAGTACTGGGGCGGCGTCTGCC
The Microbacterium sp. JZ31 genome window above contains:
- a CDS encoding pyruvate carboxylase, whose amino-acid sequence is MFSKILVANRGEIAIRAFRAAYELGARTVAVFPHEDRNSLHRLKADEAYRIGEEGHPVRAYLDVDEIVRVAVESGADAIYPGYGFLSENPDLAAKAAAAGITFIGPSAKVLEMAGNKVTAKEHAMKAGVPVLRSTEASDDVDALVAQSEEIGFPLFAKAVAGGGGRGMRRVETKAELAPALAEAMREAQSAFGDPRMFLEQAVLRPRHVEVQILADKTGATIHLFERDCSVQRRHQKVIEIAPAPNLDDAVRADLHRHAVAFAESIGYENAGTVEFLLETAGPRTGEVVFIEMNPRIQVEHTVTEEVTDVDLVQSQMRIASGETLADLGLAQDTVQLRGAALQCRITTEDPAQGFRPDTGKITTYRSPGGAGIRLDGGTTAAGSQVSPHFDSMLAKLSVRGRDFTAAVARARRALAEFRIRGVATNIPFLQAVLDDPAFVQGDLSTSFIDERPELLEGRVSKDRGSKILNWLVDVTVNKPHGENPLGIAPAVKLPAVDLGATPSAGSRQRLQELGPAGFARALREQTALAVTETTFRDAHQSLLATRVRTRDLVAVAPYVARLTPQLLSVEAWGGATYDVALRFLAEDPWERLDKLREALPNVAIQMLLRGRNTVGYTPYPTEVTDAFVREAASSGIDIFRIFDALNDVSQMRPAIDAVLGTGTSIAEVAVCYTGDLLNPAEDLYTLDYYLHLAEEIVDAGAHILAIKDMAGLLRPAAASKLVAALRERFDLPVHVHTHDTPGGQLATLLAASAAGADAVDAASAPMAGTTSQPSLSALVAALAHTDRDTGLDLQAVSDLEPYWEAVRHQYRPFESGLDGPTGRVYKHEIPGGQLSNLRQQAIALGLADDFELIEDMYAAANDILGRVPKVTPSSKVVGDLALHLAAVKADPADFAENPHKYDVPDSVVGFMAGELGDLPGGWPEPFRTKVLEGRDLKPSITPLSTEDQAALDGDAPTRRATLNRLLFPQPTKAFETARETYGDLSVLDTADYLYGLEQGGEHVVEIERGVQLYVGLEAIGEPDEKGIRSVMATLNGQLRPVAARDRSIEVEVRAAEKADTSKPGQIAAPFSGVVTLKVEVGDHVEAGQAVASIEAMKMEAAITTSQGGVVERLAISPTQQVDAGDLLVVVTPAK
- a CDS encoding FHA domain-containing protein, whose translation is MSQNEQGSPIHRDGHTQFGHDGSGDSTQTFGHDSDLSFVPFAGELSATERDAIAALPSGSALLLVRSGPTAGARYLLDTDVTTAGRHPEADIFLDDVTVSRRHAEITRHRTSFEIVDQRSLNGTYVNGERVDRAELSNGAEVRIGKFRLNFFISPQDRQSSGSGQVA
- the ftsR gene encoding transcriptional regulator FtsR; its protein translation is MAAAAAREPASPARKAPAGLLSIGQVLSKLTPEFPALTSSKLRFLEVQGIVTPQRTASGYRKFSPDDLDRLRLALTLQRDHYLPLVKIRDYLDDVDAGRAPATPQVPPPSIHPAVRRHTRQELLSAAGAAPQLLNDAVSTGLMKAADSYDDQALALLRALVALSRHGIEPRHVRGMRQAAEREVALVESALSALLRRTDAGSRARASELAPELASRLDEVRSLLVKDALGRLIG
- a CDS encoding MerR family transcriptional regulator, with amino-acid sequence MNADDPTGRGMTDLLFTDGLPDLDPETGYRGAVAARAAGITYRQLDYWARTELVEPTIRTATGSGSQRLYGFRDILVLKLVKRLLDTGISLQQIRTAVEQLRAAGIRDLAGTTLMSDGASVYLCTSNDEVIDLVSRGQGVFGIAVGKVLHEVEATLVDFEAQTPDQVDELAQRRAKRTA
- a CDS encoding copper resistance CopC family protein, translating into MPASRRPRPHRLVPLGLAALLALLGSVAVATPAAAHDSLISSDPAADSSVEAMPEEITLSFSAALLTMSPQDTIVDVVAPSGADVSEGDAVVDGAVVRQAIGTVTEAGAYTVNWHVVSSDGHPTEGTFAFTVETASGGSGGVAPENDATATPPPPKDVVTPTPVAPTATPSDTPSATASAPAEDDEDRSFGEMLPWILLILTGVAVLGALIAVLVARVRGGKDGASRETSDQD
- a CDS encoding ParA family protein; amino-acid sequence: MHVLSVSSLKGGVGKTTVTLGLASAAFARSLRTLVVDLDPQADVSTGLDVQIAGRLNVSDVLTSPKEKIVRQAITSSGWTRVHDGVIDVMLGSPSAINFDGPHPTVADVWKLEEALASIEAEYDLVLIDCPPSLNALTRTAWAASDRVMVVTEPGLFSVAAADRALRAIEEIRRGLSPRLQPLGIVVNRVRPQSVEHQFRIKELRDMFGPLVLEPQLPERTSLQQAQGAAKPLHVWPGESAQELAADFDALLDRIMRAGRIADPADETVAE